A genome region from Megalobrama amblycephala isolate DHTTF-2021 linkage group LG18, ASM1881202v1, whole genome shotgun sequence includes the following:
- the LOC125252695 gene encoding synaptic vesicle glycoprotein 2C-like isoform X2 has protein sequence MFIGMKFKAVTFIDSTFQSCYFEDVSSVGSFFKNCTIIEAFFYNTDIDDSKLIGSSVINSTFAHNKTGCQMTFDDDYSAYWVYFINFLGTLAVLPGNIVSALLMDKVGRLSMLGGSMVLSGISCFFLWFGTSESMMIAMLCLYNGLSISAWNSLDVVTAELYPTDRRGTGFGFCNAMCKLAAVLGNLIFGSLVGISKSIPILLASTVLVAGGLVGLRLPDTRSNVLM, from the exons AT GTTTATTGGCATGAAGTTTAAGGCCGTGACTTTCATCGACTCCACCTTTCAGAGCTGTTACTTCGAGGACGTCAGCTCCGTTGGTTCTTTCTTCAAAAACTGCACCATCATAGAAGCGTTCTTCTATAATACAG ATATCGACGACTCAAAATTAATCGGTTCCTCTGTGATCAACTCCACATTTGCACACAACAAGACCGGCTGTCAGATGACATTTGATGACGACTACAGCGCGTACTGGGTGTATTTCATCAACTTCCTCGGAACGCTAGCCGTGTTGCCAGGCAACATAGTCTCCGCCCTCCTCATGGATAAAGTGGGTCGTTTGAGCATGTTAG GCGGCTCCATGGTGTTGTCCGGCATCAGTTGTTTCTTTCTGTGGTTTGGCACCAGTGAGTCCATGATGATAGCGATGCTCTGCCTGTATAACGGACTCAGTATATCTGCCTGGAACTCACTGGACGTGGTGACGGCCGAACTGTATCCCACCGACAGGAG AGGAACTGGATTTGGATTTTGTAATGCCATGTGTAAGTTGGCTGCAGTTTTGGGGAATCTAATATTTGGTTCGTTGGTGGGAATCTCAAAATCCATCCCGATCCTGTTGGCGTCGACTGTGCTGGTCGCCGGAGGCCTGGTGGGTCTGCGACTACCCGACACCCGCTCCAACGTCCTCATGTGA
- the LOC125252695 gene encoding synaptic vesicle glycoprotein 2C-like isoform X3 translates to MKFKAVTFIDSTFQSCYFEDVSSVGSFFKNCTIIEAFFYNTDIDDSKLIGSSVINSTFAHNKTGCQMTFDDDYSAYWVYFINFLGTLAVLPGNIVSALLMDKVGRLSMLGGSMVLSGISCFFLWFGTSESMMIAMLCLYNGLSISAWNSLDVVTAELYPTDRRGTGFGFCNAMCKLAAVLGNLIFGSLVGISKSIPILLASTVLVAGGLVGLRLPDTRSNVLM, encoded by the exons ATGAAGTTTAAGGCCGTGACTTTCATCGACTCCACCTTTCAGAGCTGTTACTTCGAGGACGTCAGCTCCGTTGGTTCTTTCTTCAAAAACTGCACCATCATAGAAGCGTTCTTCTATAATACAG ATATCGACGACTCAAAATTAATCGGTTCCTCTGTGATCAACTCCACATTTGCACACAACAAGACCGGCTGTCAGATGACATTTGATGACGACTACAGCGCGTACTGGGTGTATTTCATCAACTTCCTCGGAACGCTAGCCGTGTTGCCAGGCAACATAGTCTCCGCCCTCCTCATGGATAAAGTGGGTCGTTTGAGCATGTTAG GCGGCTCCATGGTGTTGTCCGGCATCAGTTGTTTCTTTCTGTGGTTTGGCACCAGTGAGTCCATGATGATAGCGATGCTCTGCCTGTATAACGGACTCAGTATATCTGCCTGGAACTCACTGGACGTGGTGACGGCCGAACTGTATCCCACCGACAGGAG AGGAACTGGATTTGGATTTTGTAATGCCATGTGTAAGTTGGCTGCAGTTTTGGGGAATCTAATATTTGGTTCGTTGGTGGGAATCTCAAAATCCATCCCGATCCTGTTGGCGTCGACTGTGCTGGTCGCCGGAGGCCTGGTGGGTCTGCGACTACCCGACACCCGCTCCAACGTCCTCATGTGA